One window of the Anaeromyxobacter dehalogenans 2CP-C genome contains the following:
- a CDS encoding penicillin acylase family protein, translated as MRAALVAASLAALAGLTSCSSPSSPAGSATAAARGGTAPERLPGLHGAATITRDEAGIAHLRAADEHDLFLLQGWVHAQDRLFQMDVTRRRAAGRLAELLGPGALPGDVQLRTFGLARAAARSLPLLSARAVAALEAYAEGVNAWAETHPLPPEYAALELTTFEPWTVQDSLLSAKLIAFGLSFDVDDVERTVALATYQQAGAALGFDGAKLFFEDLWRAAPFDPASTVPDALAPSPAAATATRAAVTSAGKLHPRAVELAAEFLGRVKGDAFLRRLTDREERDGSNQWVIAGAHTAGGSPMLASDPHLALGAPSTFYPVHLQAGPFDVIGNSFAGVPSVVVGHNRHLAWGATVDPFDVTDVYQEQVVPDPSSPSGLATVYQGTLEPVIPYPEAYLANVIGDAVMNDVVPVPPGNGIPAATLVVPRRNQGPIIQLDPATGVALSVQYTGFSGTRELDAFLGYDLARGIDDFVTAMRHFDVGSQNFCYADDAGNIAYFTHSAVPVREDLQQGLVDGLPPFFIRDGTGGNEWLPVQHPQPLQVVPYEVVPLEELPQIVNPPAGFAVNANNDPAGLTLENAPLTKVRPGGGIYYLAPGFDAGFRAGRITRRVKEVLAAGKMTFEQMQSIQADVTLLDAEVLVPYLTAALEHARREGAPAPLAALGADAAVADAVARLAAWDGSTPTGIPEGWDDADPPGERAPPSAAEVQASVAATIYSTWRGQAIRNVIDSKLGAMPLPPSQQAMTALRNLLDRFDAQQGVGASGIDFFAVPGLDASPADRRDLVLLKSLADALALLSGPDFAAAFGGSTNPDDWRWGKLHRIVFAHPMGGPFSVPPAFGAFPAPLPGLPGIPTDGGFGAVDASSHGARAASANAFMFSSGPSNRLVVELSRGAVKRAESVWPGGASAVPGEWNYLNLLPLWLSNDTVPLFTRASDLGKDTHDVVQLVP; from the coding sequence ATGCGCGCCGCCCTCGTCGCCGCCTCCCTCGCTGCCCTCGCAGGGCTCACCTCCTGCTCGTCGCCGTCCTCTCCCGCCGGGTCCGCGACCGCCGCCGCCCGCGGCGGCACCGCGCCCGAGCGGCTGCCCGGCCTGCACGGCGCCGCGACGATCACGCGCGACGAGGCCGGCATCGCGCACCTCCGCGCCGCCGACGAGCACGACCTGTTCCTGCTGCAGGGCTGGGTGCACGCGCAGGATCGCCTGTTCCAGATGGACGTCACCCGCCGCCGCGCCGCCGGCCGGCTGGCCGAGCTGCTCGGGCCCGGCGCGCTCCCCGGCGACGTGCAGCTGCGCACGTTCGGCCTGGCGCGGGCCGCGGCGCGGAGCCTGCCGCTCCTCTCGGCGCGGGCGGTGGCCGCGCTGGAGGCGTACGCGGAGGGCGTGAACGCGTGGGCGGAGACGCACCCGCTGCCGCCGGAGTACGCCGCGCTCGAGCTGACCACGTTCGAGCCCTGGACCGTGCAGGACTCGCTGCTCTCCGCGAAGCTCATCGCGTTCGGCCTCTCGTTCGACGTGGACGACGTCGAGCGGACCGTGGCGCTCGCGACCTACCAGCAGGCGGGCGCGGCCCTGGGCTTCGACGGCGCGAAGCTGTTCTTCGAGGACCTGTGGCGCGCGGCGCCGTTCGATCCCGCCTCCACCGTGCCGGACGCGCTCGCGCCCTCGCCCGCCGCCGCGACGGCGACCCGGGCCGCCGTGACGAGCGCGGGGAAGCTGCACCCGCGCGCCGTCGAGCTCGCGGCCGAGTTCCTCGGCCGGGTGAAGGGCGACGCGTTCCTGCGGCGGCTCACCGATCGCGAGGAGCGCGACGGCTCCAACCAGTGGGTGATCGCGGGCGCGCACACCGCCGGCGGCAGCCCCATGCTCGCGAGCGACCCGCACCTCGCGCTCGGCGCGCCCTCCACCTTCTACCCGGTGCACCTGCAGGCCGGACCGTTCGACGTCATCGGCAACAGCTTCGCCGGCGTGCCGTCGGTGGTGGTCGGGCACAACCGCCACCTGGCCTGGGGCGCGACCGTGGACCCGTTCGACGTCACCGACGTCTACCAGGAGCAGGTGGTGCCCGACCCGAGCTCGCCGAGCGGGCTCGCCACCGTGTACCAGGGGACGCTCGAGCCGGTGATCCCGTACCCGGAGGCCTACCTCGCGAACGTGATCGGCGACGCGGTGATGAACGACGTCGTCCCGGTGCCGCCCGGGAACGGCATCCCCGCCGCGACGCTGGTCGTGCCGCGGCGCAACCAGGGCCCCATCATCCAGCTCGACCCGGCCACCGGCGTGGCGCTGTCGGTGCAGTACACCGGCTTCTCCGGCACCCGCGAGCTGGACGCGTTCCTCGGCTACGACCTCGCGCGCGGCATCGACGACTTCGTGACGGCCATGCGCCACTTCGACGTGGGCTCGCAGAACTTCTGCTACGCCGACGACGCCGGCAACATCGCCTACTTCACGCACTCGGCCGTGCCGGTGCGCGAGGACCTGCAGCAGGGGCTCGTGGACGGGCTGCCGCCGTTCTTCATCCGCGACGGCACCGGCGGCAACGAGTGGCTGCCGGTGCAGCACCCGCAGCCGCTCCAGGTGGTGCCGTACGAGGTGGTGCCGCTCGAGGAGCTGCCGCAGATCGTGAACCCGCCCGCGGGCTTCGCCGTCAACGCGAACAACGACCCCGCCGGCCTGACGCTCGAGAACGCGCCGCTCACCAAGGTGCGCCCCGGCGGCGGCATCTACTACCTCGCGCCCGGCTTCGACGCCGGGTTCCGCGCCGGCCGCATCACGCGCCGCGTGAAGGAGGTGCTCGCCGCCGGGAAGATGACGTTCGAGCAGATGCAGTCGATCCAGGCCGACGTGACGCTGCTCGACGCGGAGGTGCTGGTGCCGTACCTCACCGCGGCGCTGGAGCACGCGCGGCGCGAGGGCGCGCCGGCGCCGCTCGCGGCGCTCGGCGCCGACGCCGCGGTCGCGGACGCGGTGGCCCGGCTCGCCGCCTGGGACGGCTCGACGCCGACCGGGATCCCCGAGGGCTGGGACGACGCCGATCCGCCCGGCGAGCGCGCGCCGCCGTCGGCGGCCGAGGTCCAGGCGAGCGTCGCCGCGACCATCTACTCGACCTGGCGCGGCCAGGCGATCCGCAACGTCATCGACTCGAAGCTCGGCGCGATGCCGCTCCCGCCCAGCCAGCAGGCCATGACCGCGCTCCGCAACCTGCTCGACCGCTTCGACGCGCAGCAGGGCGTGGGCGCGTCCGGGATCGACTTCTTCGCCGTGCCCGGCCTGGACGCGAGCCCGGCCGACCGGCGCGACCTCGTGCTCCTGAAGAGCCTCGCGGACGCGCTGGCGCTCCTCTCCGGCCCGGACTTCGCCGCGGCCTTCGGCGGCTCGACGAACCCCGACGACTGGCGCTGGGGCAAGCTCCACCGGATCGTCTTCGCGCACCCGATGGGCGGGCCGTTCAGCGTGCCGCCCGCGTTCGGCGCGTTCCCGGCGCCGCTCCCCGGGCTTCCCGGCATCCCCACCGACGGCGGCTTCGGCGCGGTGGACGCGTCCTCCCACGGCGCGCGCGCCGCGTCCGCGAACGCGTTCATGTTCTCGAGCGGCCCGTCCAACCGGCTGGTGGTCGAGCTCTCGCGCGGCGCGGTGAAGCGGGCCGAGTCGGTGTGGCCCGGCGGCGCGAGCGCGGTCCCCGGGGAGTGGAACTACCTCAACCTGCTCCCGCTCTGGCTGTCCAACGACACCGTCCCGCTCTTCACCCGCGCGTCCGACCTCGGCAAGGACACGCACGACGTGGTCCAGCTCGTGCCGTAG
- a CDS encoding S8 family serine peptidase, with the protein MRQPGHGTGTISILAGRRIPQLANDWLGGAPAAEVIPVRIANSVVLFRTSALARALDYALRPYTGDDAAHPGTVHRPVDVVTLSMGGVASRAWAEAVNAAYEAGVCIVAAAGNNFALGPFGVPTRFIVHPARFGRVIAACGIMANWRPYFGLPTGKMQGCWGPPGKMATALAAFTPNMPWAEMGAPQVVDMNGAGTSSATPQIAAAAALWIAAHRPALQALAEPWRRVEAVRHALFTSAERPSDPEVAEKVGRGVLQARAALAVAPVADLPMTPRDTASLSLLRVLTGLGAAPDARLEMLALEATQLTQLPVADATPNPFEALVPDPDAAAAGLSTERLRQVAEALLDHPRASAPLRAHLSRVRQDLGGARPAPPPAPRPPAAAIPAPAPGAPAPLAPEPPRPLHRQLTAFAFDPSVAQRLDTRDIGTVTLRVPWEPLAPGPVGEYLEVVDVDPTSQRFYAPVDLDHPHLLAQQGLAPSEGAPQFHQQMAYAVASLTIDRFEKALGRKALWSPRELPERPQDDSTYVPRLRVYPHALREANAYYSPARKALLFGYFRASEEDPGDHLPGSFVFTALSQDIAAHETAHALLDGMHRRFNRPTNLDMQAFHEAFADVVALLQHFTFPEIVRDQVARTRGALRTQANLLGALATEFGRAMGTRAALRDYIGRRDPVTGVWARHVPDPAEYEQAREPHARGAILVSAVFDAFLSIYERRTRDLVRIATGGSGVLPAGDLQPDLVNRLAEEAARTADQVLRMCIRALDYCPPVDLTFGEYLRALVTADRDLVPDDDLGYRLAFVEAFRRRAIYPRDVRTLSEDALLWRGPVSERGVGPSPALVEAFAALRPHARSHLDASSREVLFHRARALRAMLHERLKAVLAAQPPGSDDALLLGLDLEAAPTFQVHSARFAERIGPDGQHLPQCIVELLQHRDDARSAARPDLGPVRFEGGATVVVALREGDGEAAALRWVIRKSLRSASRLERQVAFGQSRATGSGWDTYFGARALKTGVEPFAAIHRS; encoded by the coding sequence CTGCGTCAGCCCGGCCACGGCACCGGCACGATCTCGATCCTCGCCGGCAGGCGGATCCCCCAGCTCGCGAACGACTGGCTGGGCGGCGCCCCGGCCGCAGAGGTGATCCCGGTGCGGATCGCGAACTCGGTGGTGCTGTTCCGGACCAGCGCCCTGGCGCGCGCGCTCGACTACGCCCTGCGCCCGTACACCGGCGACGACGCGGCGCACCCGGGCACCGTGCATCGGCCCGTGGACGTGGTGACGCTGTCGATGGGCGGCGTCGCCTCCCGCGCCTGGGCCGAGGCGGTGAACGCCGCCTACGAGGCGGGCGTGTGCATCGTGGCCGCCGCGGGGAACAACTTCGCGCTCGGGCCGTTCGGCGTGCCCACCCGCTTCATCGTCCACCCGGCGCGCTTCGGGCGCGTCATCGCGGCTTGCGGGATCATGGCGAACTGGCGGCCCTACTTCGGCCTGCCCACCGGCAAGATGCAGGGCTGCTGGGGACCGCCCGGCAAGATGGCGACCGCGCTCGCCGCCTTCACGCCCAACATGCCGTGGGCGGAGATGGGCGCGCCGCAGGTCGTGGACATGAACGGCGCGGGGACGTCGTCGGCCACGCCGCAGATCGCGGCGGCCGCGGCGCTCTGGATCGCGGCGCACCGGCCCGCGCTCCAGGCGCTGGCCGAGCCCTGGCGGCGGGTGGAGGCGGTCCGCCACGCGCTCTTCACCAGCGCGGAGCGCCCGTCGGATCCCGAGGTGGCGGAGAAGGTCGGGCGCGGCGTGCTGCAGGCGCGGGCCGCGCTGGCGGTCGCGCCGGTCGCGGACCTGCCCATGACCCCGCGCGACACCGCCTCGCTGTCGCTGCTCCGGGTGCTCACCGGCCTGGGCGCGGCGCCCGACGCGCGCCTGGAGATGCTGGCGCTCGAGGCCACCCAGCTGACGCAGCTCCCGGTGGCGGACGCCACGCCGAATCCGTTCGAGGCGCTGGTGCCGGATCCGGACGCCGCCGCGGCGGGGCTCTCCACCGAGCGGCTGCGCCAGGTGGCGGAGGCGCTCCTCGATCACCCCCGCGCCTCGGCGCCGCTGCGCGCGCACCTCTCGCGCGTCCGCCAGGACCTGGGCGGCGCCCGGCCCGCCCCGCCGCCTGCGCCGCGCCCGCCGGCCGCCGCGATCCCCGCGCCGGCGCCCGGCGCCCCGGCACCGCTCGCGCCCGAGCCGCCGCGCCCGCTCCACCGGCAGCTCACCGCGTTCGCGTTCGATCCGAGCGTGGCCCAGCGGCTCGACACGCGCGACATCGGCACGGTGACGCTCCGCGTCCCCTGGGAGCCGCTCGCGCCCGGGCCGGTGGGCGAGTACCTGGAGGTCGTGGACGTCGATCCGACCAGCCAGCGCTTCTACGCGCCGGTGGACCTCGACCACCCGCACCTCCTCGCGCAGCAGGGGCTGGCGCCGTCGGAGGGCGCGCCGCAGTTCCACCAGCAGATGGCCTACGCCGTGGCGAGCCTGACCATCGACCGGTTCGAGAAGGCGCTGGGCCGGAAGGCGCTCTGGTCGCCGCGCGAGCTGCCGGAGCGCCCGCAGGACGACTCCACCTACGTGCCGCGCCTGCGCGTGTACCCGCACGCGCTCCGCGAGGCGAACGCCTACTACAGCCCGGCGCGCAAGGCGCTCCTGTTCGGCTACTTCCGCGCCTCCGAGGAGGACCCCGGCGATCACCTGCCCGGCAGCTTCGTGTTCACGGCGCTGTCGCAGGACATCGCCGCGCACGAGACCGCCCACGCGCTCCTCGACGGCATGCACCGTCGGTTCAACCGGCCCACGAACCTGGACATGCAGGCGTTCCACGAGGCGTTCGCCGACGTGGTGGCGCTGCTCCAGCACTTCACGTTCCCGGAGATCGTGCGCGACCAGGTGGCGCGCACCCGCGGCGCGCTGCGCACGCAGGCCAACCTGCTCGGCGCCCTGGCCACCGAGTTCGGGCGCGCCATGGGCACGCGCGCGGCGCTGCGCGACTACATCGGGCGCCGGGACCCGGTCACCGGCGTGTGGGCCCGGCACGTCCCGGATCCGGCCGAGTACGAGCAGGCGCGCGAGCCGCACGCGCGCGGCGCGATCCTGGTCTCGGCGGTGTTCGACGCGTTCCTCTCCATCTACGAGCGGCGCACCCGCGACCTGGTCCGCATCGCCACGGGCGGCTCGGGGGTGCTGCCGGCCGGCGACCTCCAGCCGGACCTCGTGAACCGGCTGGCGGAGGAGGCGGCACGCACCGCCGACCAGGTGCTGCGGATGTGCATCCGCGCGCTCGACTACTGCCCGCCGGTGGACCTCACCTTCGGCGAGTACCTGCGCGCGCTCGTCACCGCCGACCGCGACCTCGTGCCGGACGACGACCTGGGCTACCGGCTGGCGTTCGTCGAGGCGTTCCGGCGGCGCGCCATCTACCCGCGCGACGTGCGCACGCTCTCCGAGGACGCGCTGCTCTGGCGCGGTCCGGTCTCCGAGCGCGGCGTGGGCCCCTCGCCCGCGCTCGTCGAGGCGTTCGCGGCGCTGCGCCCGCACGCGCGCAGCCACCTCGACGCGAGCTCGCGGGAGGTGCTGTTCCACCGCGCCCGCGCGCTCCGGGCGATGCTGCACGAGCGCCTGAAGGCGGTGCTGGCGGCGCAGCCACCCGGCTCGGACGACGCGCTCCTGCTCGGGCTAGACCTCGAGGCGGCGCCCACGTTCCAGGTGCACTCGGCCCGCTTCGCCGAGCGCATCGGACCCGACGGGCAACACCTGCCGCAGTGCATCGTGGAGCTGCTGCAGCACCGCGACGACGCGCGGAGCGCGGCGCGGCCGGACCTCGGGCCGGTGCGCTTCGAGGGCGGGGCCACGGTGGTGGTGGCGCTCCGGGAGGGCGACGGCGAGGCCGCGGCGCTCCGCTGGGTCATCCGCAAGTCGCTGCGCAGCGCCTCGCGCCTGGAGCGCCAGGTCGCGTTCGGCCAGAGCCGCGCCACCGGCTCGGGCTGGGACACCTACTTCGGCGCGCGCGCCCTGAAGACCGGGGTGGAGCCGTTCGCGGCCATCCACCGCAGCTAG
- a CDS encoding MBL fold metallo-hydrolase: MRANRKATAAKGSARRTDGRHAARDEVVERPAHRGGREGGAPRVRVRMYRPGLGDCFLLTFQPDTADEAHVLVDIGTVGRGAGVPMEEIARDVAAVTGGRLAAVVATHEHADHLSGFPLLADAGVTAGEAWVAWTEDPADPLARQLQKYRGDLFAAAAQAAAALDAAPREGLLGVLRAGVRDLMAFNGFLPGAAGASLGAAAKGGGLKKTIDAMMRSALGLARRGPRYLSPGDVLEPAWAPGVRVYVLGPPRDEAAIRQLGGHGSPDLYELAAVLGVELPGTPGGPAAGGPVQPFDAALGVPLDRAGALGGVAAAYEAEPWRRIDEATLGAAAELALQLDNATNNTSLVLAIEAGGEVLLFPGDAQLGSWLSWPDVTFAVDEGGRRRTVTGEDLLRRVTFYKVGHHASHNATSRPGLELMSGRNLTAFIPLDEGVARRREWPMPARTLFAALTEKTRGRVLKSDGDAEQAALALAGVSVERLHVETTLPLEAPAGARERAAPRARAHA, from the coding sequence ATGCGAGCGAACCGGAAGGCGACGGCGGCGAAGGGCAGCGCGCGCAGGACCGACGGCAGGCACGCGGCGCGCGACGAGGTGGTCGAGCGCCCCGCGCATCGCGGCGGGCGCGAGGGCGGCGCGCCGCGGGTGCGGGTGCGCATGTACCGGCCCGGCCTGGGCGACTGCTTCCTGCTCACGTTCCAGCCGGACACGGCCGACGAGGCCCACGTGCTCGTGGACATCGGCACGGTGGGGCGGGGGGCCGGGGTCCCCATGGAGGAGATCGCGCGGGACGTCGCCGCGGTGACCGGCGGCCGGCTCGCCGCGGTGGTCGCGACGCACGAGCACGCCGACCACCTCTCCGGCTTCCCGCTCCTCGCGGACGCCGGCGTCACCGCCGGCGAGGCCTGGGTGGCCTGGACCGAGGATCCCGCCGACCCGCTGGCGCGGCAGCTCCAGAAGTACCGCGGCGACCTGTTCGCGGCCGCGGCGCAGGCGGCCGCCGCGCTCGACGCCGCGCCGCGCGAGGGGCTGCTGGGCGTGCTCCGGGCCGGGGTGCGAGACCTCATGGCGTTCAACGGCTTCCTCCCGGGCGCGGCCGGCGCGTCGCTCGGCGCCGCCGCGAAGGGCGGCGGCCTGAAGAAGACCATCGACGCGATGATGCGCTCGGCGCTCGGGCTCGCGCGGCGGGGCCCGCGGTACCTGTCGCCGGGCGACGTCCTGGAGCCGGCCTGGGCCCCGGGCGTGCGCGTGTACGTCCTCGGCCCGCCGCGCGACGAGGCCGCCATCCGGCAGCTGGGCGGCCACGGCTCGCCGGACCTGTACGAGCTCGCCGCCGTGCTGGGCGTGGAGCTGCCGGGCACGCCCGGGGGACCGGCCGCGGGCGGGCCGGTGCAGCCGTTCGACGCGGCGCTCGGGGTGCCGCTCGACCGGGCCGGCGCCCTCGGCGGCGTGGCGGCGGCGTACGAGGCCGAGCCGTGGCGCCGCATCGACGAGGCGACGCTGGGGGCCGCGGCGGAGCTGGCGCTCCAGCTCGACAACGCGACCAACAACACCAGCCTCGTGCTCGCGATCGAGGCCGGCGGCGAGGTGCTGCTGTTCCCCGGCGACGCGCAGCTCGGCAGCTGGCTGAGCTGGCCGGACGTGACGTTCGCGGTGGACGAGGGCGGGCGGCGCCGCACCGTGACCGGCGAGGACCTGCTCCGGCGCGTCACGTTCTACAAGGTCGGCCACCACGCCAGCCACAACGCGACCTCGCGGCCGGGGCTGGAGCTGATGTCCGGCCGCAACCTCACCGCGTTCATCCCGCTCGACGAGGGCGTCGCGCGGCGGCGCGAGTGGCCCATGCCGGCCCGCACCCTGTTCGCGGCGCTGACGGAGAAGACGCGCGGGCGCGTGCTCAAGTCGGACGGGGACGCCGAGCAGGCTGCGCTGGCGCTGGCCGGCGTCTCGGTGGAGCGGCTGCACGTGGAGACCACGCTGCCGCTGGAGGCGCCCGCCGGGGCGCGGGAGCGGGCCGCGCCGCGGGCGCGCGCGCACGCGTGA
- a CDS encoding OmpP1/FadL family transporter has protein sequence MTGNRWIVAAALALWASQAGAVNGMRMIGFGPVQSAMGGASVGLPLDAATVITNPAGLSLLDGRVDFGITVLDADVRYRAVGAASGQEQTSSRRPTLIPGFGLVVPLGDRLTFGLGGYGVAGLGVDYPQDLLGGRLYTSYSQLRLAPGVSYEVMPGLSLGVTANIMYATLEYSAGGGLGLQPRDGAISYGGGFTVGAAWRPVEWLTAGLAYESRGWFQDFEYEVPAHTIVVDPATGTTANVGPGVEKLELDQPDLLTFGVGVRPVAGLAVAADVQWIRWSQTNGRNQPRLQTDPALTGGMQLDLDWSDQWVLKVGAEYAAASWLKLRAGYDYGKSPLNADRALENLAFPAVLEHHVTAGVGLELGRTSVSVGGTYAPEGKQTGSNLAQGIAAYETTFTAWTLDVGFAHRF, from the coding sequence ATGACCGGCAACAGGTGGATCGTCGCCGCGGCGCTCGCGCTGTGGGCGTCGCAGGCAGGGGCGGTGAACGGGATGCGCATGATCGGCTTCGGGCCGGTGCAGAGCGCGATGGGCGGCGCGTCGGTGGGGCTCCCGCTCGACGCGGCCACCGTGATCACCAACCCGGCGGGCCTGTCGCTGCTGGACGGCCGGGTGGACTTCGGGATCACCGTCCTCGACGCGGACGTGCGCTACCGCGCGGTCGGCGCCGCCTCGGGGCAGGAGCAGACCTCCTCGCGCCGCCCGACGCTGATCCCGGGCTTCGGCCTGGTGGTCCCGCTGGGCGACCGGCTCACGTTCGGCCTGGGCGGCTACGGCGTCGCCGGCCTCGGCGTGGACTACCCGCAGGACCTGCTGGGCGGCCGGCTGTACACGTCCTACTCCCAGCTCCGGCTCGCGCCGGGCGTCTCGTACGAGGTGATGCCCGGGCTCTCGCTCGGCGTCACGGCGAACATCATGTACGCGACGCTCGAGTACTCCGCCGGCGGCGGGCTCGGGTTGCAGCCGCGCGACGGCGCCATCTCCTACGGCGGCGGCTTCACCGTGGGCGCCGCCTGGCGGCCCGTCGAGTGGCTCACCGCCGGCCTCGCCTACGAGAGCCGCGGCTGGTTCCAGGACTTCGAGTACGAGGTCCCGGCGCACACCATCGTGGTGGACCCGGCCACCGGCACCACCGCGAACGTCGGGCCCGGCGTCGAGAAGCTCGAGCTCGATCAGCCCGACCTCCTGACGTTCGGCGTCGGCGTGCGGCCGGTGGCGGGGCTCGCCGTCGCCGCCGACGTGCAGTGGATCCGCTGGTCGCAGACGAACGGCCGGAACCAGCCGCGCCTCCAGACCGACCCGGCGCTCACCGGCGGCATGCAGCTCGACCTCGACTGGTCGGACCAGTGGGTGCTGAAGGTGGGCGCCGAGTACGCGGCGGCGAGCTGGCTGAAGCTCCGCGCCGGCTACGACTACGGCAAGAGCCCGCTGAACGCGGACCGCGCGCTCGAGAACCTGGCCTTCCCGGCGGTGCTCGAGCACCACGTCACCGCGGGCGTGGGCCTCGAGCTCGGCCGCACCTCGGTGAGCGTCGGCGGGACCTATGCGCCCGAGGGCAAGCAGACCGGGTCGAACCTCGCGCAGGGGATCGCCGCGTACGAGACCACGTTCACGGCGTGGACGCTCGACGTGGGCTTCGCGCACCGGTTCTGA
- a CDS encoding 4'-phosphopantetheinyl transferase superfamily protein → MTAAAGDAAPVIAFRPVAAAEAALARLPAAERALLPPAATARRRLEFAAGRTAARAAVDRLLRDPGACAAVLRDAAAGTAQPVALDARGARLPAYVSITHTEGVAAAAAFHAPVGLDLVRVEALDGAFHREAFWPEELRAFERALGEPQAGFAACAAFGAKEAVVKWLGTGLTVPLRAVRLSIRAPAPPERLGGLRARRFALALEGPVRAALRAWIGAAGPYLLVAVTADAPAEPLRSA, encoded by the coding sequence ATGACCGCGGCCGCGGGGGACGCCGCGCCGGTGATCGCGTTCCGCCCGGTGGCCGCGGCGGAGGCGGCGCTGGCGAGGCTCCCCGCGGCCGAGCGCGCCCTGCTCCCGCCGGCGGCCACCGCGCGGCGACGCCTCGAGTTCGCGGCCGGGCGCACGGCGGCCCGGGCGGCGGTGGACCGGCTGCTGCGGGACCCGGGCGCGTGCGCGGCGGTGCTGCGCGACGCGGCGGCCGGGACGGCCCAGCCGGTGGCGCTCGACGCCCGCGGCGCGCGCCTCCCCGCGTACGTCTCCATCACGCACACCGAGGGCGTCGCCGCCGCGGCGGCGTTCCACGCGCCGGTGGGGCTCGACCTGGTGCGGGTGGAGGCGCTCGACGGCGCGTTCCACCGCGAGGCGTTCTGGCCGGAGGAGCTGCGCGCCTTCGAGCGGGCGCTGGGCGAGCCCCAGGCCGGCTTCGCCGCCTGCGCCGCGTTCGGCGCGAAGGAGGCGGTGGTGAAGTGGCTCGGGACCGGGCTCACCGTCCCGCTGCGCGCGGTGCGCCTCTCCATCCGCGCGCCCGCCCCGCCGGAGCGGCTGGGCGGGCTGCGCGCGCGCCGGTTCGCGCTGGCGCTGGAGGGCCCGGTCCGCGCCGCGCTCCGCGCGTGGATCGGGGCGGCCGGGCCCTACCTGCTGGTGGCGGTGACCGCGGACGCGCCCGCCGAGCCGCTCAGAAGCGCCTGA